One genomic window of Spirochaetota bacterium includes the following:
- a CDS encoding trypsin-like peptidase domain-containing protein, whose translation MKSKTKIFIPIFLSNILFLSLYYFSCSHSEMPVFGEFSKSPIKKHNEGSQALHLQKTFREIYRLYEDRVVSISTEQTVKLPSHPFFNDPFFQEFFGMPRPRSRSRVQKRTGLGTGFILSKDGYICTNHHVIAGVDTVTVKIREKSFTAKVIGSDERTDIALLKINAKEELDPVFLGDSDKVRVGDWAIAIGNPFGFDKTFTVGVVSATGRRDIDLMGSSQSHIQTDASINPGNSGGPLINIDGEVIGISRMIYTRSGGNMGIGFAIPINTSKSVLAQLKKYKKVKRGYIGVQIVPLTEEYAKELGLKSTDGALIGGLIENSPAQKGGLIVGDVIIKVGKKNIKQYEDLVEVIGKTTIGKTLKIVAWRKKSKINLFITVAERP comes from the coding sequence ATGAAATCAAAAACAAAAATATTTATTCCAATTTTTCTTTCCAATATCCTCTTTCTTTCTCTTTATTATTTCTCATGTTCTCATAGCGAGATGCCGGTCTTTGGTGAATTTAGCAAGTCACCAATTAAGAAACACAATGAAGGCTCACAGGCATTGCATCTTCAAAAAACCTTCAGGGAGATATACCGGCTATATGAGGATAGGGTTGTATCAATAAGCACTGAACAGACAGTAAAGCTGCCATCACATCCATTCTTTAATGATCCCTTTTTTCAGGAATTCTTTGGAATGCCAAGACCAAGATCAAGATCAAGGGTACAGAAACGGACCGGACTAGGCACTGGTTTTATCCTTTCAAAGGATGGCTATATCTGTACAAATCATCATGTTATAGCTGGCGTTGACACGGTCACAGTAAAGATTAGAGAAAAATCATTTACGGCAAAGGTCATTGGCTCTGATGAAAGAACTGATATTGCCCTACTCAAGATAAACGCTAAGGAGGAGTTAGATCCTGTATTCTTAGGAGATTCTGATAAGGTAAGAGTAGGCGACTGGGCAATAGCAATTGGAAATCCATTCGGTTTTGACAAAACCTTTACTGTTGGCGTTGTAAGCGCGACAGGAAGAAGGGATATAGACCTAATGGGAAGCTCTCAGTCACATATTCAAACTGACGCATCGATCAATCCTGGTAATTCAGGAGGGCCGCTGATAAATATTGATGGAGAGGTAATCGGCATTAGCAGGATGATATACACTAGAAGCGGCGGCAATATGGGTATCGGTTTTGCTATTCCAATCAATACGTCAAAATCGGTTCTGGCTCAATTAAAAAAATACAAAAAAGTAAAGAGAGGTTATATCGGAGTCCAGATTGTGCCCTTGACTGAAGAGTATGCAAAGGAACTCGGGCTTAAATCAACGGATGGAGCGCTAATAGGCGGATTGATTGAGAATAGCCCTGCTCAGAAGGGGGGGCTAATTGTCGGCGATGTAATTATTAAGGTCGGCAAAAAAAATATTAAACAATATGAAGACCTTGTGGAGGTTATCGGGAAGACAACTATTGGGAAAACCCTGAAGATAGTAGCATGGAGAAAAAAGAGTAAAATAAATCTATTTATCACTGTTGCCGAGAGGCCTTAA
- a CDS encoding CHASE2 domain-containing protein: MPSSTHQYGMKAFFCIRQIALFITTNPKSVYRLIKKSIQRLQDFIGNNNLSGIIVALISLFVIVLFSYTEMYEVFEVRLYDLRFKIKPMISEWDKLVFLNIDESSINNVGEYPWPRHKYANGLGVLKEVGIRQVTFDFEFQDHSLKQLNREKIEELNNKIEKGKRIRRNELAAVELDNDKMLADGIRYAERVILPYHFKKETLEISDIDNDQKEEIEKARRRFVNRASIQVPMERIDEYKGLIDPDRVDIAIPIPELVKAAHSFGFVDRDPDTDGIERRIRLVRLFQGRIYFHMGLVMLMDIYSVNNDSILINPGESIILKDAINPISYQREDISIPIDKRGMMYINWAGPGPLEESFQHLSFYSLLEYPLIKEEIYDFFDEQERLSGITERSRLYGELAKRYNEYNSVSDLSIKREKSQNIEKIRSKIRDIEKGYAKPITEEIHRIEGELIKAKSSGLEEELYDLKNYLKAINIVMRVENLRDKIAIIGLTATGTQDLGTVTIYPEFMMVGIHHNIVNTIINKSFIYKIGRFTNYCIMFILAIIMGIVTQRMGARISVPVIIMSLFFINLLNIILFAQFNILFDELGATLAIFLPSATIAAIKFMREESQKRFIKHAFSHYLSPKVIDEIIKEPELLKLGGESRFLTIFFSDVAQFSAISEALSPTDLVHLLNEYLSEMTDIILKHNGTVDKYEGDAIMAFYGAPQHLEDHAIKACLAAIDMQNRLKDMRMAWRKHGKHELYVRMGLNTGVAVVGNMGSRTRMDYTVMGDSVNLASRLEGANKNYETYTMISESTYNAAKDHIVARQLDVIQVVGKDVPIQVYELIGKEGELSDQTMDILNMYNNAVEHFRNRDWKKARSLFRSILKISKDDGPSKTYYERCYEFSIKPPPKNWDGVYKLKSK; this comes from the coding sequence ATGCCTTCATCTACCCATCAGTATGGGATGAAGGCTTTTTTCTGTATCAGGCAAATAGCACTTTTTATTACGACAAACCCAAAGAGCGTATATAGATTGATAAAGAAGAGTATTCAAAGGCTTCAAGATTTTATTGGGAATAACAATCTCTCTGGTATAATTGTTGCACTAATCTCCCTTTTCGTTATAGTTTTATTCAGCTATACAGAGATGTATGAGGTTTTCGAGGTGCGGCTCTATGATTTGAGATTTAAAATTAAACCTATGATTTCTGAATGGGATAAATTGGTATTCCTAAATATCGATGAAAGCAGCATTAATAATGTAGGGGAGTATCCCTGGCCAAGGCATAAATATGCAAATGGGTTAGGGGTTTTAAAGGAAGTGGGGATAAGGCAGGTAACATTCGATTTTGAATTTCAAGACCACTCATTAAAGCAACTTAACAGAGAAAAAATAGAAGAGTTAAATAATAAAATTGAGAAAGGGAAGAGAATCCGTAGGAATGAATTGGCCGCTGTTGAACTGGACAACGACAAAATGCTGGCAGATGGAATCAGATATGCAGAGAGGGTGATCCTACCCTATCACTTCAAGAAGGAGACATTAGAGATATCTGATATCGACAATGATCAAAAAGAGGAGATAGAGAAGGCCAGGAGGCGATTTGTTAATCGGGCTTCAATACAAGTACCCATGGAGAGGATAGATGAATACAAAGGTTTAATTGATCCTGATAGGGTAGACATCGCTATACCCATACCAGAACTTGTCAAAGCCGCACATTCCTTTGGATTTGTTGACAGGGACCCAGATACTGATGGCATTGAGAGAAGGATAAGGCTTGTCAGGCTTTTTCAAGGTAGGATATACTTCCACATGGGGCTTGTTATGCTCATGGATATATATAGTGTGAATAATGATAGTATTCTCATTAACCCAGGAGAAAGCATAATCCTGAAGGACGCGATCAATCCAATTTCCTATCAAAGAGAGGATATAAGCATTCCAATAGACAAGAGGGGAATGATGTATATCAATTGGGCGGGTCCCGGCCCCTTGGAGGAGTCTTTTCAACATCTCTCCTTTTATTCGCTTTTGGAATATCCTCTAATCAAAGAAGAGATATACGATTTCTTTGATGAGCAGGAGAGACTATCTGGGATCACAGAAAGGAGCAGGCTCTATGGCGAATTAGCGAAAAGATACAATGAATACAATTCAGTTAGCGATCTATCTATTAAGAGAGAGAAGTCGCAAAATATTGAGAAAATAAGAAGTAAGATAAGGGATATAGAGAAGGGTTATGCAAAACCCATCACAGAAGAAATTCATAGGATTGAAGGGGAACTAATTAAGGCAAAATCTTCAGGTTTAGAGGAAGAGCTTTATGATCTCAAGAATTATCTCAAAGCAATAAATATTGTGATGAGGGTTGAAAACCTTCGAGATAAGATAGCTATCATAGGTTTAACTGCTACGGGAACCCAGGATTTAGGAACTGTAACAATATACCCCGAATTTATGATGGTGGGGATACATCATAATATTGTGAATACAATAATTAATAAATCATTCATATACAAAATTGGCAGATTCACAAATTATTGTATCATGTTTATTTTAGCTATTATAATGGGTATTGTTACACAGAGAATGGGCGCAAGAATATCTGTGCCTGTGATTATCATGTCCCTTTTTTTTATCAATCTGTTAAACATCATACTCTTTGCACAATTCAACATCCTATTTGACGAATTAGGTGCTACTCTAGCTATCTTTCTCCCATCAGCGACCATTGCTGCGATTAAATTCATGAGAGAGGAGAGTCAAAAGAGATTTATAAAACACGCTTTTTCTCATTATCTCTCCCCTAAGGTTATAGATGAGATTATAAAGGAACCAGAACTTTTAAAGCTTGGGGGAGAGAGTCGTTTCCTAACCATCTTTTTTTCGGATGTAGCGCAATTTTCAGCTATATCTGAAGCCTTATCACCGACCGATCTGGTGCATTTGTTAAATGAATACCTTTCTGAAATGACGGATATAATATTAAAACATAATGGCACTGTGGATAAGTATGAAGGAGACGCCATTATGGCCTTCTATGGGGCTCCTCAACACCTTGAGGATCACGCAATAAAGGCATGTTTGGCTGCTATTGATATGCAGAATAGATTGAAGGACATGAGAATGGCATGGAGGAAGCATGGCAAGCATGAATTATACGTCAGGATGGGCTTGAATACAGGAGTTGCAGTTGTTGGGAACATGGGCTCTAGAACAAGGATGGATTATACTGTAATGGGAGATTCGGTAAATCTGGCATCTCGATTAGAAGGGGCGAATAAGAACTATGAAACCTATACAATGATAAGCGAGAGCACTTATAATGCGGCTAAGGATCACATTGTTGCAAGGCAACTGGATGTTATTCAGGTTGTTGGCAAGGATGTTCCGATTCAGGTATACGAACTGATAGGCAAAGAAGGGGAATTATCTGATCAGACTATGGATATTTTGAATATGTATAACAATGCAGTGGAGCATTTCAGGAATAGAGATTGGAAAAAGGCAAGATCACTCTTCAGGTCTATTTTGAAAATTTCAAAGGATGATGGCCCCAGTAAAACCTACTATGAACGATGCTATGAATTTTCCATCAAGCCACCACCAAAAAATTGGGATGGTGTATATAAACTTAAATCTAAATAG
- a CDS encoding PBP1A family penicillin-binding protein, with protein MIKNFSGIENLKKFQPSIPTRLYDVDGDLIAELFQEKRYLVSFEELPRNLINAFIATEDSAFYRHFGINPIAIIRAMVKNIIAGRIVQGGSTITQQIAKRLFTKGERTFSRKFLEALLALQIEKKFSKEEILEMYFNQIYFGHGCYGIASAAQLFFDKDVKHLNLVESSVLAALPSAPSAYSPFLNPHNAYEKNWNILNRMVKAGFLSREAADKIYKEFWPEFIDSLKTKSPTRTAFSKIEDNAPYFTDYVRQLLIMRFGKDVIYNQGLSVYTTLSLKRQKLGKLYLKDGLNRQNKISEEANAYCSDSVDTELFKVYGSLRNIFNLPDVLVRDDEVARFNVKMIDELVDSFDAITLLIESGPCNHAIEIFRENISTISSTLKAEGALIAIEPSTGYITTMIGGSDFSVDNQYNRAIQARRQTGSAFKPFVYGAGIESKLINAGTALPDAPIANIHADGETWSPGNYEDRFSGLVKIRKALAGSINIISVRIYDIIGPDRIIEFASKLIKCPEWRFNPNPAMALGTNEITPFELATGYAIYANRGRDVIPFAIRYVIDRDGNEILNCEEEIGNIIAQKEMNETIQIIPENVAYIMTSLMKSVVSRGTPHDSIRRIAEFKQECAGKTGTTTNWTDAWFCGFTPDIATVVWVGYDQPFLSLGKHQGGSAVAAPIWGHYMKGVYNGMKAPQFPLQPRGVHHVEICEVTGLLPSMNCTDVKDEIMLWGSEPTKTCEGNHRKMKSVLDRYMEKEGVIIEE; from the coding sequence GTGATTAAAAATTTTTCAGGCATTGAGAATCTAAAAAAATTCCAACCAAGCATTCCGACGAGGCTCTATGATGTTGATGGAGATTTAATTGCAGAATTATTCCAAGAAAAGAGATACTTAGTCTCCTTTGAGGAACTGCCGAGGAATCTAATAAACGCCTTTATCGCAACTGAGGATAGCGCCTTTTATAGACATTTTGGGATCAATCCAATAGCAATCATTAGGGCTATGGTAAAAAATATAATTGCTGGGAGGATTGTTCAAGGCGGCTCCACAATTACTCAACAGATTGCTAAAAGATTATTTACCAAAGGAGAAAGAACATTTTCGAGAAAATTTTTAGAAGCGCTCTTGGCCCTGCAGATAGAGAAGAAATTTTCTAAAGAAGAGATTCTTGAGATGTATTTCAATCAAATCTATTTTGGTCATGGATGCTATGGAATAGCTTCTGCCGCACAATTATTCTTTGATAAAGATGTAAAACATCTAAATCTTGTTGAGAGTTCTGTTTTGGCTGCGCTGCCCTCCGCCCCTTCTGCATACTCCCCTTTTCTCAATCCACACAATGCATATGAGAAGAATTGGAATATTCTAAATAGAATGGTAAAGGCGGGTTTCTTATCAAGAGAAGCGGCAGACAAAATTTATAAAGAATTTTGGCCTGAATTTATCGATTCCCTAAAGACAAAATCACCCACCAGAACAGCCTTCTCTAAAATCGAAGATAATGCCCCATATTTTACCGATTATGTTAGACAACTACTCATAATGAGATTTGGCAAGGATGTCATTTACAATCAAGGATTGAGCGTTTACACAACCCTCAGCCTAAAGAGGCAAAAGCTCGGGAAACTATACCTTAAAGATGGTCTTAACAGGCAAAATAAGATATCAGAAGAAGCCAATGCCTATTGCAGCGACTCCGTAGACACAGAATTATTTAAGGTATATGGTTCATTAAGAAATATATTCAATCTTCCCGATGTTTTGGTTAGGGACGATGAAGTAGCCCGTTTCAATGTAAAGATGATTGACGAATTGGTTGATTCATTTGATGCAATTACCCTATTGATAGAATCCGGGCCATGCAATCATGCCATTGAGATCTTTCGGGAGAATATTTCTACCATCTCCTCGACCCTAAAGGCTGAGGGCGCCCTAATCGCTATTGAACCATCAACCGGGTACATCACAACTATGATTGGTGGCTCTGATTTTAGTGTTGATAATCAGTACAATAGAGCAATACAGGCAAGAAGGCAGACCGGTTCAGCATTCAAACCCTTTGTATATGGAGCTGGCATAGAATCAAAACTTATCAATGCCGGCACAGCTCTACCTGACGCACCCATAGCCAATATCCATGCTGATGGAGAGACCTGGAGTCCTGGTAATTATGAGGACAGGTTTTCTGGATTGGTCAAGATCAGGAAGGCATTAGCCGGCTCTATAAACATTATCTCAGTGAGAATTTACGATATTATTGGACCAGATAGGATAATTGAATTTGCTTCTAAGTTGATTAAGTGCCCTGAGTGGAGATTTAACCCCAATCCAGCAATGGCATTGGGCACTAATGAAATAACACCCTTTGAGTTGGCTACGGGGTATGCCATCTATGCCAATAGGGGTAGGGATGTGATCCCCTTTGCGATAAGATATGTCATTGATAGAGATGGTAATGAAATTTTAAATTGCGAGGAAGAGATTGGAAATATAATTGCCCAGAAGGAGATGAATGAAACCATTCAGATTATCCCTGAGAATGTAGCCTATATTATGACATCCCTGATGAAATCCGTTGTCTCAAGAGGCACTCCTCATGATTCAATCAGGCGAATAGCTGAGTTTAAACAAGAATGTGCTGGCAAGACCGGCACTACCACAAACTGGACAGATGCGTGGTTTTGCGGTTTTACACCTGACATCGCTACAGTGGTATGGGTGGGTTATGATCAACCCTTCCTCTCCCTTGGAAAACATCAAGGCGGTTCAGCGGTTGCTGCTCCTATTTGGGGACATTACATGAAAGGCGTTTATAATGGGATGAAGGCTCCACAATTCCCACTTCAACCGCGCGGAGTCCACCATGTCGAGATATGTGAGGTAACTGGACTTCTACCCTCAATGAATTGTACTGATGTAAAAGATGAAATAATGTTATGGGGCAGTGAGCCCACTAAGACATGTGAAGGGAACCATCGAAAGATGAAATCTGTTTTAGATAGGTATATGGAGAAAGAGGGAGTTATAATTGAAGAATAA
- a CDS encoding CarD family transcriptional regulator translates to MFNVGDKIVYPMHGVGIIHEISKKMILGKSDDYYIINIINNGMKVMIPVENAISIGIRSIISKKDINKVLNLLSKDEINIEDDWKLRYQNNIDKVKRGSINEVAEVTRDLYKRGKEKELSIMERKLYENAYQLIIHEIALSKDIDIEEAGNIVSDALSS, encoded by the coding sequence ATGTTTAATGTAGGTGACAAGATTGTCTATCCAATGCATGGTGTTGGGATAATTCATGAAATATCTAAAAAGATGATTTTAGGAAAGAGTGATGATTACTATATAATTAACATTATTAACAATGGTATGAAGGTTATGATTCCAGTTGAGAATGCTATAAGCATTGGGATAAGAAGTATTATATCTAAGAAGGATATCAACAAGGTATTGAATCTATTAAGCAAGGATGAGATCAATATAGAAGATGATTGGAAGCTCAGATATCAAAACAATATCGACAAGGTAAAAAGGGGTTCAATAAATGAAGTTGCTGAGGTTACTCGTGATTTATATAAACGGGGCAAGGAAAAGGAATTATCAATAATGGAAAGGAAACTATACGAGAATGCTTACCAACTAATTATTCATGAAATTGCCTTATCAAAGGATATAGATATTGAAGAGGCGGGCAATATAGTCTCAGATGCCCTATCTTCATAA
- a CDS encoding PIN domain nuclease codes for MIITLRIIFTIITVLFSSLHYMDVSIKAAVLAGLISAAISLLIIIAIEYISHSLSSRMLISAIIGLVVGIILSHLIAIATSSILSSFSLQQVDILKSIIYLVISFAVMMFFIINSEYISIFDKIIHEDVTESKDSEISYKILDTSVIIDGRISDICDTGFIEGILVTPNFVLNELQMIADSADPIKRNRGRRGLDILNKMQKDQMIKVKISDIDFPDIEEVDAKLVKLAGVMKSKVITNDFNLNKVAEFQGVPVLNINKLANALKPVVLPGEEMRVHLIKEGKDQNQAIGYLDDGTMIVVENGRRKMNSEVFVIVTSVLQTTAGRMIFSRLKDEN; via the coding sequence ATGATTATTACTCTGCGTATTATATTTACTATTATCACCGTTCTATTTTCATCCCTTCATTACATGGATGTTTCAATCAAGGCAGCAGTTTTGGCTGGATTAATCTCAGCGGCCATTTCACTATTAATTATTATAGCGATTGAGTATATATCACACTCTCTTTCATCGCGAATGTTAATTTCAGCTATAATAGGCTTGGTGGTTGGGATTATTCTCAGTCACCTAATTGCAATCGCAACCTCAAGTATATTATCGAGTTTCTCCCTACAACAGGTTGATATCCTAAAATCCATAATCTATCTTGTAATAAGTTTTGCAGTAATGATGTTTTTTATTATCAATAGCGAATATATTTCTATTTTTGATAAGATAATACATGAGGACGTTACTGAGAGTAAAGATAGTGAAATATCCTATAAAATCCTTGATACCAGTGTTATTATTGATGGAAGAATATCCGATATCTGTGACACCGGATTTATTGAGGGGATTCTGGTTACTCCGAATTTTGTGTTGAATGAGTTGCAAATGATAGCTGATTCAGCTGATCCCATTAAACGAAACAGGGGAAGAAGGGGATTGGATATATTGAACAAAATGCAGAAGGATCAGATGATAAAAGTAAAAATTTCGGATATAGATTTTCCTGATATAGAAGAAGTCGATGCCAAACTTGTAAAGCTTGCAGGGGTAATGAAATCTAAGGTTATTACTAATGATTTTAACCTCAATAAGGTTGCAGAATTCCAGGGCGTTCCAGTTTTGAATATAAACAAGCTAGCGAATGCCCTTAAGCCTGTTGTGCTTCCGGGCGAAGAGATGCGCGTCCATCTAATTAAAGAGGGGAAGGATCAAAATCAAGCAATCGGATACCTCGATGATGGGACAATGATAGTTGTAGAAAACGGAAGGAGAAAAATGAACTCAGAAGTGTTTGTGATTGTAACCTCTGTGCTTCAGACAACTGCAGGAAGGATGATTTTTTCTAGATTGAAGGATGAAAATTAA